The Litoribrevibacter albus genome contains the following window.
TAGTTGCATTGAGTATTTCCGTATGCATCCGTGTAGCAGTTGTAACTGCCGCCACCAAATGAACCACTTGTGTTTCCGTATGGGTCTGAGTAGCTATTGAAGTTTTGACCGCCTACGGTTCCCGATGTATTTCCATAGGGATCAGAATACGAGTTTATTGAGCTGCCACCATATGAACCCGAAGTATTACCGTAGGGATCTGAATAAGTGTTGTAACTTTTACCACCTATTGTTCCTGAGGTATTTCCATATGGGTCTGTGTACAGACTGCCCGATGTTCCGTCATCACAGTTTATTGATGTATTTCCATATCCGTCTGAATAGCTATTACATCCAGCTATCGACTGAGTTGGAAACGCAAGAATTGCGACGATTGATACGCTTGCTAATGTCACTTTTTGTTTCATAGTGGTTCTCCTTTCGTTTGTTGCACTCTAACAGCGAATTCTGCGTCCTAAAGACGCAGATCAGTTTTTCCTATTTTGCGTCACACTCTCTGACGCATAATCCATTAAAACAACAACTTAACCCATTAGTGCAGATATTACATCCCCAAAATGCGACTTTGATTTCCGGCCAGCACTCCCCCAAAAAGCGTCAGCAACCGAAAAATATTCTTTATATTCAATAAATTACCGATTCACTTTTCCGAAAATGCGTCACGAGTCGCATATCATCCACATCACAACACCAAATAAATCCCTACCATCAAACTCACCAGCCCCAGTAACTTCAGCCGATTGAATTCTTCATTAAGCAGCCACACGCCCATCGCGACGCCAATGGGAATACTGACTTGCCGAAGTGCCACGACCTGCCCTACGTGTTCTGTGTAGTTCATGGCGATGAGTACCAAACTGTAGGTCAGTGTCATCACAAAGGCGGTGGACGCGGTGCTAAGCATTTGTTGGGTGACGGTGCTGCGCCATTGTTCGGCGGAAGATCGGCTGATGAAGGAGAAGCCTAAACACCAAATGGCCGATGACAGAGATAGCCAAAACATATACACCAAGGAACGTTGCCAGCCTTGATGATCAGGCAAACTCTGAGATAACCCTGTGAGTACCGTCTGATCCACATAGCTGTAACCTGTGGTTGCTAAGGCCGCTACCATAGCAAAGAAGACGCCAGGGCTTTTTAGGGAAGACCAAAAGACGTCCTTACCTTTAAAGGGAATCAATAAGCACCCAATGATGATTAAGAACACACCCACATATTGGATCAGGTTGTAGTGCTTGTGACTGAACACACTCACAGCAATGGGCACAAGGGCGACGGGTAATGCTCTGGCTAGCGGGTACACCACAGACAGTTCATATCCTCGATACCCCTGGCTTAAGCCAAAAAGATAGAAGGCTTGGAAGCACCCCGTCAGTACCAGCATTCCAAAATGATCCGTCACAATTGTGGTGGAAATTTGGTGATAATAGAGTGCGAACGGCAGCAGCATTAACGCCGCAAAGCTACTCACCACCGTAAAGAAGGACATGTAAGGCACGGACTTTTTGCCAATAAAGTTCCAAGCCGCATGACAAAACGCAGACACAACAACCAGTAAAAACGGCAGCCAAGTCATTCAGTACAACCTTTTTAAAGTTAAGAAAAAATAAAGCCCCGATACATCGAGGCTTTATGAATCCAAATAGTTTATGAGGGGTTTACTAGCTTTATGATCCGATCCCGATAATAGTCTAGATCAGGAATCTCCAAGCCCACTTGTTTGCCGTAATCATCAAAGTAGCGGACTCTCAATGCTTGGCGAAAATACTCCCCTTGCTCAAACTTGGCCACCTGTTCAGCGGTCATCGGCCCACCTTGTAAGGCTAAGCTGTGTTTGGACGCATCACTGAGACCATCGTAGTAATCGTCTTTCACTGCACAAAGGTAACGCTTCGCGGCCACATGCAGTTGAATGGGTACGGTAATTTCTTTACCAAAATACTTTGTTAAGAAACGTGCGCCGAGCACTTCGTGATTAAAGTCCTCTTCAGGCGTCCCATCTGCAATCAAACCAGCATCCTGAGGGCCAATGAAATGACCAACGTCATGAAGCAAACTGGCTACGATGATGTCATCTGTTTCGCCTTCCTGTTCCGCCAAAAACGCACACTGCAACATGTGCTGCTTTTGGGTAACGGCTTCGCCGTATTGCTCGTCACCGAAGCGGTTAAACAAGCTGACTAACGTTTGATAGACGAAGTCAGCCTGAGCGATGCACGTTTCCATTAAGGGCGCTCTCCAGATGCCAACTTGCGATTGATGTCGTCGATCACCGCAGGCAGTTCAGCCACAGAATCAATCACATAATGGGCGCCACTCAAGGCCATTTTCTTGCGGGCTTTTACTGCAATGGCTTCTTGTTCATCACCAGGCAAGGCTTGCCATTGCTCAAGGCTAAGGCCATTGGCATTACCACTGACGGCCACAGCCACAGTCCACATACCCGCATTCAAGCCTTCTTCGATGCCGGTTTCGGTGTCATCGATCTTGATACAGGCCTGCGCTTCAAGAATCTCCAGTTTTTCCATCACCGCCTGTGCCATGTACGGGTATGGGCGCCCTTTGGACACCTCGGTCGCGCATACGTTTACATCCGCTTCATAACCTGCTTCTTTGGCTACTTCAGCGACCACGGCATACATTTGTTCGTTATAGCCGGTGTTTCCACCCAGCTTGATGCCTTGCGCTCGCAGATCATCCGACACCTGTTTCCAGCCAGGAATCAGCCCACCCGTTAAGCGAATGGTTTCCAACTGAATGGGAAGAAATTCATGATACAGCGCCATCACATCCTCTTCTGTCGATGCCAGGCCTTTCACCGCTTGCCACTTCTCTTGGATTTCAGGCATGGCTAACATCATGCGAATGTGAACGCTTTTCTCTGTGCCCATTGGTTCACGGCACTGGGCTTCAGTCACCGCTACGCCATGATTCTCAAACAACGTCATAAACGCCATGATCGGCGCACGCGAGCCAAAGTCGACCGTCGTGCCCGCCCAATCACAGATAACGGCTTTAACTTGACCGGCATAACGTCGTTGAAAAGAATAAGGCGCTTTGTTGATGGTATTCATTCGTCTGTTCCTTAGGCTATCGCGGTTTGTTCTAGTGACGAGGTCGCTGTTGTGTTGTCTTCTAACCAATATCTTTGATGTTCAATCACATCAATTAAACGGGCCATATCTTGTGGGAACACATGGCCGATATTACCGATACGGAAACAATCTGCGTCCGATACTTTGCCCGGATAAATCACAAAGCCGTTGGCTTTCAAACGTGCGTAAAATTCATTGAAGTGATAACTAGGATGATCAGGGTTAAAGAACGTGGTGATGAATGGCGATTGGGCCGCATCTTCAAGTAAAGTTTGGAAGCCCAGTTTTCTCATACCAGCCACCAACACATCATGATTTTCTTGATAACGAGCGTAACGAGCTGCAATTCCACCCTCTTCTTCCAATTCTGACAGAGCTTGATCAAACGCACGAACCGTATGAGTTGGCGAGGTAAAGCGCCATTTTCCGCCGCCGTCTTCCATGCCTTTCCACTGATCATAGAGATCTAAGGCCAATGAACGGGCATTGCCTGTAGAGGCTTCTAATTTCTGACGATTCGCAATGACGAATCCGAAGCCCGGCACGCCTTGAATGCACTTATTGGCGCTGCTGATTAAGAAGTCGATGTTTAAATCCGCCACATCCATCGGGATACCACCAAAACTGCTCATGGCATCAACAATGAAAGAACAATTGGAAGCCTTCACGATCGGCGCAATGGCTTCGATTGGGTTCAAGCGGCCTGTGGTGGTTTCGCAATGCACAACGGCAACGTGCGTGAAAGGCTTATCTGCATTCAATAAACGGTCTTCTTCAAGCAGCGTTTTTAACGCATCAAGGTCAATGGTATCGGCTTCGCCAAAGTCCCAAAGCTTATGTTCAATTCTTAGTACAGACGCGATCTGACCAATCCGTTTTCCGTAAGCGCCGTTGGCGAGCACCAAGAGTTTGTCATCGTTGCCGATCACAGAACCAATCACACTTTCTACCGAGGCAGAACCACTGCCTTGCATCAAAACAGACGTAAACTCCGCTTGACGCTCCGAGTGTTTTGGCAACGCCAAAGAAACCAGGCGGCTGCGAATGCCTTGAACCAAGTCGTTGTAGTCTTTATCCCAGGTACACCAGTCTTTCATCATCGCCTGGCGCACCGTCGGGCTGGTTGAAAGTGGCCCAGGCGTGAGCAACAAGTACGGGTTCTCAGTGGTGTTTTCTTCTGATGATGGATTGTTTGTAACGTAATCCATAGATGATTCCCTCTAACTCTCATTTTGATACCAAATCGTCTTTCATTGCCAATCTGGTATATACCAATTTATTTTGGATACTATGAGAAGCTATTCAACAGGTCAATAGAGACCAGAAAAGATTCATCAAACTGAAACAGAAACGAAATATATTTTGGTATATACCAATAATAAGAAAAATCCCGATACCTCTTTGTTCTGTTTTTGGCTAATCACCAATACAAGAGCAGGATGGAAAATGACTGATTAGGAAAAGAACTATGTACGATCTTATTGTTGTAGGTGCTGGTATCGCTGGCTTGGCGTTCGCACTTACTGCCGTTGAGCAAGGACAAACGGTGCTTGTGATTGAAAAGAATAAAGCCCCTCAAGGTGCCTCAATCCGAAACTTTGGAATGGTACTGCCATTAGGTATGCCAACAGGTAATGCGTTAAACCGAGCTATCAAAAGCAAAGAGAAATGGTTGGATTATTCAAAGAAAGCCAACTTTTGGGCGAACCCTTGCGGGATGATGATGGCCGCGCACCACGATGACGAAATGACCGCAATGGAAGAGTTTAACAGTCATCACAGCCTTCCCCCCTACAGGACTCGACTACTCAACCCGGATCAAGCGCAAGTGATCTGCCCTGGCGTAAACCCTAAAGGTTTGGTCGGTGGTTTATTAAGTCAAACCGAAGTACAGATCAATCCGCAACAAGCCATCAAGCAGCTTACTCATTATTTAGCGAAGCAAGACGAGGCTGAATTGCTTTTCTCAACACGCGTACTGCAAGTTCACTCGGGTGATGCGGGCTGTGAGGTTCAAACCACACAAGGTACCTTTAACGCCAAGCGCATTGTATGCTGCCCTGGTCATGAATTTAATGATCTGATCCCATGCGATGAACAGACCAGACCCAAGACCTGTAAGCTACAAATGATGCGAACCATCAAACAAAAGCAAAACTGGGCCTTCGGTTCCATGTTCTCGACAGGTTTGTCGATGTTGCATTACCCCGCCTTCGATAACGTGAAAAGCCTGGCGGCCGTTAGAGAACGTGTAACCTATGATCACCCCGAGTTTGAAAAGCACGGCATTCACATTTTGGCGGCTCAAAATCAGGTCGGTGAAATCACGCTCGGGGATTCTCATCACTACGGAGATGACCCTGACCCCTTCATCAATCAGGAAGTAAATTTCCTAATCACACAGTACGCCAAAAAGGTCTTACAGCTGCCTAGTTGGGAAATAAAAGAGCAATGGATTGGCATCTACAGCAAGACCCAAGATGATCATGTCTATTGGACTCAACCACAAGATCATGTATTTTTAGTCACGGGTCTGGGTGGTACAGGCATGAGCACCAGCTTTGCTATCGCCGAAGAATGGTTTTTGGAAAACCAAGCCGGATAACAACAGAGTTCCAGCGCCATAATAAACAGCCATTAGGCAAAATAGCTTGTTAAGCACAGATAGCAGGATAGATAGCCAGCAGTATGTCATTACCCCAATACAAAACCATCGTCGACCATTTGAAGAACCAGATCTCAGCCGGAAAGCTGTCGACTCAGGATAAATTGCCTTCAGAACGACAACTAAGTGATCAGTTCAATGCCTCCCGGATTACCGCCAGAGAAGCATTACTGCAACTGGAACGAGAAGGTGTTATTTATCGACTCAATCGTCGCGGTTGGTTTGTTAGCCCGACTCGTTTGATCTACGACCCGACCTCACCTGCAACCTTCAACCAAATGCTCGCCAGCCAAAATCGGATTGGCGAAACCACGCCGATCAGTTACGAGCTAACCGAAGCGCCTAAAGCCATTGCCACTGTCATGGACCTTTCAGAAGGCTCCCCGGTTTATCTCATCAAACGACTTAGAAGCGTCGAACAACGACCGATTCTCATCGAACAAATTTATGTGGACGCCAACCTCTGCCCTGGTTTACTGAAACACGACTTCAGCCAATCACTGACTGAAATCTTCTCGATTCACTACCAGAAAGAAGTTACTCAAACCGGCGTCAACATGTACGCCACATCATTGGATGAACAAACCGCGCAGGAACTGCAAGTCTCGGCAGGCAGCCCATGCTTGGAAATCAAACGCTGCCGTTTTACTGACGAAGGACGAGTGCTGGAATACGATATCGAATACTGGCGGCATGATGCGGTTGAGCTGAGGATGAGTTTGGGGCATGGACAAAATTAGAATTTGCTTGGCATTTATACTCGTTTTTTCAATGTTTCTTCCGCTTTCATCATGTGATCGAAAAGTGATTAATGAAGAAACACAAGCGATAGAATTTCAATCAATTGAGCGTTACATCATTCCTGAAAATGCCTCCCCAATGTACTACTTATGGATATTGGCATTTCTGGCTCCAGCTACTTGGTGCTTCTACTCAAAACGAATTAAAAGACAGGGACTGGTTCAAGCCATTCACTTTGTTGTTCCTATCCCCGTATTGGTACTCGTAAGCCAACACTACTTTACCGGAGTTCTTATGCTGGGAGGTTACTTGGCGGCGTTCAGCTGTTTAGGGCTTATAGTGATTTCAGTAATAGAGCTTTTATCAAGTAAACGAAGTTTCAGAAGACAAGAAGACGTTTGAGCCCCGCTACTCATGATACTTCCGCAACACCTGATCATAGACACCCGAAGCCTTCAGCTTATCTAAAGACGTCTGCCACAGGGCAATTTCGGAATCAGCAATGTCCTTACTTGCAGCAATGTACAGAGAGGAATCAACGACTTTAACATTCGTTTGAACCAAGGCATCTACCGGGTAGTTTAGTTCTCTTAAGATATGTTTTGTCCCTAGAGGCGATTCGCTGATTCCTAAATCCGTTCGACCATGTAACAACTTCTCATAGACGGTCTTTGCCTGAACAGAAACGTTATCTAGATTACGGAATCCTGCCTTTTTGAGTTTGTTATAAACAAGTCCGGCGTGACGAGTTGAGATCATATCGACCTGTTTTGCGTCTTCCAGACTTTCAATAACTAACGGGCTCCCTTTCTTCTTATAAAAGTAGATGGAAGAATCCACCAGCGGGCCAATCCATTGGTATTGGTTTTCACGTTCTTTGGTTTTGAACATGGAAATGAACAGGCGTCTTGGTTCATTGTTGAGCATGTAAGACGCTCTCATACTGGGGTAAAGCTCAAGCGCTACATCGGCACCTAAATCACGGATGATGTGCTGTACAATTTCGACGGAAAAGCCGGTCAATTGACCATCCACCATATAGTTGTACGGAGCCCATTCTTCTGTCAGCACAATGAGTTTCTCGCTCTCAGAAGCATTAGTTCGAACAATACAAAACACGAAGAGCAGCAAAGCATTGAACAGAAAAGAAATGGGTTGTTTAACCACGCGACCAACTCCAACAAAAATGCCTTCATTGATTACAAAGCTAGTTCAGTCTGGTGAGATTACCCAGTTTCCACAGAAGTTTCTGTATGAATCCTGCCCCACTTCGATTAAATATTTTTAATAGTTGCCCAAAAAGCGTTCGCTTTTTTTCACCTCATCATACAGCCTAAAATCCTTACTATCGCTCTTAAATCCGTCCTAAGCCCCATGGTTACGCACCTGTACAAATTCCAGTCTAACCCCAGACGTTGAATGGCATAGTTTCCGCATACATATCTGGTATAAACCAGATTAATATTTTTGAAATATTTCTGTCTTATTCTGCTGATAGCTTATAAGAATCTGGTATCAACCAGAACCATTAATATGAGCAAGATCAAGAGCAAGAATTTGTAAATCTAAGACTTAAATACGATTCAGGACGAGGAAGACAATGAGCATAAGCACACAATTAAAAACCCTATGCGGCGCTGTATTGGCAGGTTCTGCCCTGTTACTAACGGGCTGTGGAAATGACTCCGCCGAGACGACTCAGGCTAGTAATGAGCCTACCGAATTAACCGTCTACACCGCGTTGGAAGCAGACCTTCTGGACACGTACGGCAAAGCATTCACGGCTGAGCACCCGGATATCAAGATCAACTGGGTTCGCGACTCAACCGGTACTATCACTGCAAAGCTATTGGCTGAAAAAGAAAACCCTCGCGCAGACGTTGTTTGGGGTCTTGCTGGCACCAGCCTTCTAAAAATGAAAAGCGAGGGTATGTTAGAAAGCTACTCGCCAATTCAGGTTGAAAAGCTGGATGAAAAATTCCGCGATACCAGCACAAACCCGGCATGGGTCGGTATGGACGCATGGGTAGCCGCAATTTGTTTCAACACAGTGGAAGCTGAGAAATACAATCTAAGCAAGCCAACTTCCTGGCAGGATCTGACCAAGCCTGAGTACAAAGGCCATGTCATCATGCCTAACCCGAACTCTTCAGGCACGGGTTTCCTTGACGTATCAAGCTGGTTGCAAACCTTTGGTGAAGACAAAGGCTGGCAGTTCATGGACGGCCTACATCAAAACATCAGCCGCTATACCCATTCAGGTTCTAAGCCATGTAAGTTGGCAGCATCTGGTGAAACAGCCATCGGTATCTCTTTCGCTTATCGCGGCGCGAATCTAATCAAGAAAGGTGCTCCGCTTGAGTTGATTATCCCGTCTGAAGGTATTGGCTGGGAAATCGAAGCCACTGCAATCTTGAACACTACAAAGAAAATGGCAGCCGCGAAGAAGCTGGTTGATTGGTCTATCACCAAAACCGCTAACGAGTTGTATAACCAAGGCTATGCGGTAGTTGCTTACCCTGGCGTAGCAAAACCGGTTGAACACTTCCCTGCGGAAGTTGGCGAGAAAATGATTAAAAACGACTTTGAGTGGGCCGCCAAAAACCGCGACAAGATCCTGTCGGAATGGCAGAAGCGTTATGACTCCAAGTCAGAACCTAAGAGTTAATCAATAAAACATTATTACAAGGTGGGAGTGTATTTAGCGATAGATGCACCTACCCACTGCACAGCACAGTTATCAAGAGTTCTCATACTCTGCACCATGATGGATCTGGCAGCATCGGTATGAGTTGGGCAGCGCCCTCAACGAATGTTGAAGTCTCTGCCCTGTTTTAATTTTCATCTCACATTAGGAGTTTGAACGATGGCCTCTCTTTTTTCGCGTTTAAACATATTTTTATCTTTGAACAAGCGGTTACAACGACCTTTAAGTATGATCTCATCGTCAACAGTCTCTGTTTCCGCCCCGGCTTTTCCAAGCGCTAAACGATCATCTGGGCATCAAACATCAAGCAAGCAATCGTCAGATAAGCCAGGCGCGGGTAACCAGGGGACTCATCGAACTTCCTCCCAACCTCAAGCGTGTTCTTCAGATATTCCGGTGAAGAGTGTTGAATTGAAAAAGAGTGTCGAATTGAAAAAGAGTGTCGAATTGAAAAAGAGTGTCGAACTGACTGGCATCAACAAGTATTACGATGATTTTCATGCGTTGAAAAACATCAACCTAACCATCAATGATGGCGAGTTTATCAGTTTCTTAGGGCCTTCTGGCTGTGGTAAAACCACGCTACTGAGAACCATTGCCGGACTGGAAGTCTGCAATGAGGGCACGATTGTTCTTTCAGGCAAGGAAGTCACACACAAACCGGCGCGTCAGCGTGACTTTGGTATCGTATTTCAATCCTATGCGCTGTTCCCTAATTTAACGGTTTCAGAAAATATTGGTTATGCGCTGAAATCTCGCAGTATGGCCAAGAAAAACATTCAGACACGTGTTGATGAATTGGTGGCTCTAGTGGGATTAGATCAATTGGCAGACCGCTATCCTGTCCAATTATCCGGTGGACAGCAACAACGCGTGGCATTAGCTCGTGCGTTAGCTCCGAACCCTAAACTGTTATTACTGGATGAGCCGCTATCGGCACTGGACGCCAAGGTTCGTCATAATCTACGACAAGAGTTAAAAGATCTTCAGAAGAAAACCGGCATCACCACCATCATGGTGACACACGATCAAGAAGAAGCCTTAGCCATTTCAGACCGAATTGCCGTATTGAATCACGGAGAAATTGAGCAAATCGGTACTCCGGACGAGATCTACTCAACTCCCGCGACTGAGTTTGTTGCGGAATTCGTCGGCACCATCAATCGTATGACGTTACCTGACGCTGAAAGCACACTGATTGTTCGTCCGGAATGGATCGAGGTATTTAATACCCCCAACGAGCAGCGAATGTCCGGAGTGATCGACAGCATGGAATACCGTGGCGCGACCACTCGCCTGACCCTGACACCAGCGGATCAGAGCATTTCATCAGAGTCCGTGCTGGTGGATGTAGCAACCCCCTACTGTAAAAAAATGAGCTTTGAGACAAACCAACCAGTGTGGTTTGAAATTGCTCATAAAGATTTATGCAGTGCTCAGCATTAATTCGAAGAATGCGCTAATTACTAAGACGTTTGGAAAGCCATGTTATCTACTCATTCCCCCCTAGTCTCAAAGCCTAATCGTTTCGCTGAGCTAATGACGCTTGATAAAGAATCGATCATTAAACGTGTTTGGCTACTGCTACTGCTTGCTACCTTACTCACCTGTTTAGTCTTTCCGTTGTACAGCTTGCTGGTTCACAGTGTTGAAGACAAAAGCGGTCAGTTCATTGGTCTTCAAAACTTTGTAAGCTACCTCAGCAATCCGGCTTTGACCTATTCCATCACCAACACCTTGTACCTCGGGTTTATTGCCACAGTTATCGTTATTGCCCTGGCTTTCACCACGGCCTGGTGTTTCACCCGCTCGAACATGCCTGGTAAAACTTTATTTAAGGGCATTGCTTATATCCCGCTGCTTACACCGTCTCTGCTGTCTGCAATCAGTTTGATCTATTGGTTTGGCAACCAAGGGGTGTTAAAAGAGTTCTGGCCCTTCGAATCTATCTATGGGGTATCAGGGATTGTCTTTGGTATTTCATTCTGGGCCTTTCCTCATGCTCTCATCATTCTTACTACGGCGTTAAAACAACAAGATGCCCGACTCTATGAAGCCAGTGAAGTGCTGGGTGCCAGCCCGATCAAAACCTTCTTCACGGTTACCTTACCGGGCTGCAAATACGGATTAATTTCTGCCACCGCAGTGGTCTTCACACTCGTCGTGACAGATTTTGGTGTCGCAAAAGTCATTGGAGGTCAATACAACGTCTTAGCGACTGACATCTATAAGCAAGTGATCGGTCAACAGAACTTCTCGATGGGCGCAGTGGTGAGCATCATGTTGCTGATACCAGCCCTGATTACCTTCATCGTCGATCAATGGGTTCAACGCAAACAGCAAACCATGTTTGACAGTAAATCCGTTACTTATCAACCACACTCATCCAGCTACCGCGATGGTTTTGCTTTTCTATACTGCACGCTGTTATCAGTGATTATTCTTGCCATCATCGGTATGGCGGGATATTCATCACTGGTGACCTTCTGGCCTTATGATTTAAGCCTGTCATTCAACAACTACCAATTCAATATGATGGACGGAGGTGGCTGGGGCGCGTATCAGAACTCTCTGATCATGGCGACCGGCACCATGATTTTAGGGACCGCGTTTATTTTCCTGTCTGCTTACGCCTGTCAGAAGATTGAAGTCTGGCCGATCGTTCGTAAAGCCATTCACATGCTGTCTGTCATTCCTGCGGCCGTCCCTGGTCTGGTGCTTGGTTTGAGCTACATTTTCTTCTTCAATCAGGTGAACAACCCGTTGAATGTTATCTATGGCACCTTTGTAATCTTGATGATTTCCTCGGTTGTGCACTTCCTGACAGTGGGTCATCTCACAATGGTGACAGCGTTTAAACAACTGCCGGGAGAGATCGAATCGGTATCCGAATCATTAAAAGTGCCATTCTATGTGACGCTTGGCCGAGTCACCTTACCCATGACGATTCCAGCTATTCTAGAGGTAGGTATCTATCTATTTGTGAATGCGATGACGACCGTTTCTGCTGTCGTCTTCCTATACAGTGTCGATACCATGCTGGCGTCCGTTGCCGTCTTGAATATGGATGACGCTGGCGATACAGCGCCAGCGGCTGCGATGGCGATGCTGATTTTCGTCAGTGCCCTTGGCGTAAAACTTCTTTACAGCCTGATCA
Protein-coding sequences here:
- a CDS encoding TIGR03364 family FAD-dependent oxidoreductase; its protein translation is MYDLIVVGAGIAGLAFALTAVEQGQTVLVIEKNKAPQGASIRNFGMVLPLGMPTGNALNRAIKSKEKWLDYSKKANFWANPCGMMMAAHHDDEMTAMEEFNSHHSLPPYRTRLLNPDQAQVICPGVNPKGLVGGLLSQTEVQINPQQAIKQLTHYLAKQDEAELLFSTRVLQVHSGDAGCEVQTTQGTFNAKRIVCCPGHEFNDLIPCDEQTRPKTCKLQMMRTIKQKQNWAFGSMFSTGLSMLHYPAFDNVKSLAAVRERVTYDHPEFEKHGIHILAAQNQVGEITLGDSHHYGDDPDPFINQEVNFLITQYAKKVLQLPSWEIKEQWIGIYSKTQDDHVYWTQPQDHVFLVTGLGGTGMSTSFAIAEEWFLENQAG
- a CDS encoding ABC transporter ATP-binding protein, giving the protein MISSSTVSVSAPAFPSAKRSSGHQTSSKQSSDKPGAGNQGTHRTSSQPQACSSDIPVKSVELKKSVELKKSVELKKSVELTGINKYYDDFHALKNINLTINDGEFISFLGPSGCGKTTLLRTIAGLEVCNEGTIVLSGKEVTHKPARQRDFGIVFQSYALFPNLTVSENIGYALKSRSMAKKNIQTRVDELVALVGLDQLADRYPVQLSGGQQQRVALARALAPNPKLLLLDEPLSALDAKVRHNLRQELKDLQKKTGITTIMVTHDQEEALAISDRIAVLNHGEIEQIGTPDEIYSTPATEFVAEFVGTINRMTLPDAESTLIVRPEWIEVFNTPNEQRMSGVIDSMEYRGATTRLTLTPADQSISSESVLVDVATPYCKKMSFETNQPVWFEIAHKDLCSAQH
- a CDS encoding HD domain-containing protein, producing the protein METCIAQADFVYQTLVSLFNRFGDEQYGEAVTQKQHMLQCAFLAEQEGETDDIIVASLLHDVGHFIGPQDAGLIADGTPEEDFNHEVLGARFLTKYFGKEITVPIQLHVAAKRYLCAVKDDYYDGLSDASKHSLALQGGPMTAEQVAKFEQGEYFRQALRVRYFDDYGKQVGLEIPDLDYYRDRIIKLVNPS
- the phnW gene encoding 2-aminoethylphosphonate--pyruvate transaminase, whose product is MDYVTNNPSSEENTTENPYLLLTPGPLSTSPTVRQAMMKDWCTWDKDYNDLVQGIRSRLVSLALPKHSERQAEFTSVLMQGSGSASVESVIGSVIGNDDKLLVLANGAYGKRIGQIASVLRIEHKLWDFGEADTIDLDALKTLLEEDRLLNADKPFTHVAVVHCETTTGRLNPIEAIAPIVKASNCSFIVDAMSSFGGIPMDVADLNIDFLISSANKCIQGVPGFGFVIANRQKLEASTGNARSLALDLYDQWKGMEDGGGKWRFTSPTHTVRAFDQALSELEEEGGIAARYARYQENHDVLVAGMRKLGFQTLLEDAAQSPFITTFFNPDHPSYHFNEFYARLKANGFVIYPGKVSDADCFRIGNIGHVFPQDMARLIDVIEHQRYWLEDNTTATSSLEQTAIA
- a CDS encoding DMT family transporter, encoding MTWLPFLLVVVSAFCHAAWNFIGKKSVPYMSFFTVVSSFAALMLLPFALYYHQISTTIVTDHFGMLVLTGCFQAFYLFGLSQGYRGYELSVVYPLARALPVALVPIAVSVFSHKHYNLIQYVGVFLIIIGCLLIPFKGKDVFWSSLKSPGVFFAMVAALATTGYSYVDQTVLTGLSQSLPDHQGWQRSLVYMFWLSLSSAIWCLGFSFISRSSAEQWRSTVTQQMLSTASTAFVMTLTYSLVLIAMNYTEHVGQVVALRQVSIPIGVAMGVWLLNEEFNRLKLLGLVSLMVGIYLVL
- a CDS encoding UTRA domain-containing protein, encoding MSLPQYKTIVDHLKNQISAGKLSTQDKLPSERQLSDQFNASRITAREALLQLEREGVIYRLNRRGWFVSPTRLIYDPTSPATFNQMLASQNRIGETTPISYELTEAPKAIATVMDLSEGSPVYLIKRLRSVEQRPILIEQIYVDANLCPGLLKHDFSQSLTEIFSIHYQKEVTQTGVNMYATSLDEQTAQELQVSAGSPCLEIKRCRFTDEGRVLEYDIEYWRHDAVELRMSLGHGQN
- a CDS encoding putative 2-aminoethylphosphonate ABC transporter substrate-binding protein — protein: MSISTQLKTLCGAVLAGSALLLTGCGNDSAETTQASNEPTELTVYTALEADLLDTYGKAFTAEHPDIKINWVRDSTGTITAKLLAEKENPRADVVWGLAGTSLLKMKSEGMLESYSPIQVEKLDEKFRDTSTNPAWVGMDAWVAAICFNTVEAEKYNLSKPTSWQDLTKPEYKGHVIMPNPNSSGTGFLDVSSWLQTFGEDKGWQFMDGLHQNISRYTHSGSKPCKLAASGETAIGISFAYRGANLIKKGAPLELIIPSEGIGWEIEATAILNTTKKMAAAKKLVDWSITKTANELYNQGYAVVAYPGVAKPVEHFPAEVGEKMIKNDFEWAAKNRDKILSEWQKRYDSKSEPKS
- a CDS encoding substrate-binding periplasmic protein; protein product: MVKQPISFLFNALLLFVFCIVRTNASESEKLIVLTEEWAPYNYMVDGQLTGFSVEIVQHIIRDLGADVALELYPSMRASYMLNNEPRRLFISMFKTKERENQYQWIGPLVDSSIYFYKKKGSPLVIESLEDAKQVDMISTRHAGLVYNKLKKAGFRNLDNVSVQAKTVYEKLLHGRTDLGISESPLGTKHILRELNYPVDALVQTNVKVVDSSLYIAASKDIADSEIALWQTSLDKLKASGVYDQVLRKYHE
- the phnX gene encoding phosphonoacetaldehyde hydrolase; the encoded protein is MNTINKAPYSFQRRYAGQVKAVICDWAGTTVDFGSRAPIMAFMTLFENHGVAVTEAQCREPMGTEKSVHIRMMLAMPEIQEKWQAVKGLASTEEDVMALYHEFLPIQLETIRLTGGLIPGWKQVSDDLRAQGIKLGGNTGYNEQMYAVVAEVAKEAGYEADVNVCATEVSKGRPYPYMAQAVMEKLEILEAQACIKIDDTETGIEEGLNAGMWTVAVAVSGNANGLSLEQWQALPGDEQEAIAVKARKKMALSGAHYVIDSVAELPAVIDDINRKLASGERP